The following proteins are co-located in the Microcystis wesenbergii NRERC-220 genome:
- a CDS encoding flagellar assembly protein H, with protein sequence MKPHDQFAKNYLEQLLSPLGIVEISKEVSDETRQIDLFFSPNPEPNPDYLGLLGRIVLNTVLIEPYRNPPNRSEIRNCLAKLLTILAELQRQAKRENQSYNEDNAPRLWILSPSASLTLLESIGAKLDPDWPEGVYFLPSLYRTAIIAINQLPVTAETLWLRLLGRGKTQDQAVRELLELPQGNAFWENVLELLISWRVSMEINNILETEDREVFMTLSQTYQEWKEATKQEGIEQGLEQGLERGLERGKLEAKLESIPRLLALGLSVEQIAQALDLDLEQVRQAIQETP encoded by the coding sequence ATGAAACCCCATGACCAATTTGCCAAAAACTACCTTGAACAATTACTTTCTCCCCTGGGAATCGTCGAAATCAGCAAAGAAGTCAGCGACGAAACCCGACAGATAGATTTATTTTTTTCCCCCAATCCCGAACCCAACCCCGATTATCTGGGATTATTAGGCAGAATTGTCCTTAATACTGTCTTGATTGAACCCTATCGCAATCCTCCCAACCGTAGCGAGATTCGTAATTGTTTAGCGAAACTTTTGACGATTTTAGCTGAACTGCAAAGACAAGCTAAACGGGAAAATCAGAGTTACAATGAAGACAATGCCCCTCGTTTGTGGATTTTATCCCCTTCCGCTAGTCTGACTCTTTTAGAGAGTATTGGGGCAAAATTAGACCCAGATTGGCCAGAAGGAGTCTATTTTCTTCCCTCGCTTTATCGCACGGCAATTATCGCTATTAATCAATTGCCTGTGACGGCTGAGACTCTCTGGTTAAGATTATTAGGACGGGGAAAAACTCAAGACCAAGCGGTGCGAGAATTGTTAGAATTACCTCAAGGTAATGCTTTCTGGGAAAATGTCCTGGAATTATTAATTAGTTGGCGGGTTAGTATGGAAATAAATAACATCCTAGAAACTGAAGATAGAGAGGTGTTTATGACCTTATCTCAAACCTATCAGGAATGGAAGGAAGCAACTAAACAGGAAGGAATCGAACAAGGACTAGAACAAGGACTAGAGCGAGGACTAGAGCGAGGTAAACTAGAGGCTAAACTGGAATCTATTCCCCGTTTGCTTGCTTTGGGTTTAAGTGTGGAACAAATCGCTCAAGCTTTGGATTTAGACTTAGAACAAGTCCGACAAGCTATTCAAGAAACTCCATGA